A single genomic interval of Sinorhizobium garamanticum harbors:
- a CDS encoding phenylalanine 4-monooxygenase — protein sequence MTKQSTYTAKLPEPDGTYLYTPEEDAVWGELYLRQMKLLADKACDEYLEGVRTLGLNPDHVPQLKDVNRRLAETTGFGVEGVPALIPPSRFYELLSQGKFPLATFMRRREHIDYIEEPDLFHEVFGHCPLLTNQSYANFVRRFGQKAVKLGKDYSWHLFRFFWFTVEFGLINTPKGRRCYGAGVVSSTSETRHAMETMDCEFRPFDLMSVLRTPYRIDIVQPIYYVIDSFAQLETIIEEDIPARINEAKRLGDFAPTFEAKAS from the coding sequence CTGCCGGAACCGGACGGCACCTATCTCTACACACCGGAGGAGGATGCGGTCTGGGGCGAACTCTATCTGCGGCAGATGAAGCTGCTTGCCGACAAGGCATGCGACGAATATCTCGAAGGCGTGCGGACCCTCGGCCTCAATCCGGACCATGTCCCGCAGCTCAAGGACGTCAACCGCAGGCTCGCCGAAACCACGGGCTTCGGCGTCGAGGGCGTGCCGGCGCTTATCCCGCCTTCGCGCTTCTACGAACTCCTTTCACAAGGCAAGTTCCCACTCGCGACCTTCATGCGCCGCCGGGAGCACATCGACTATATCGAGGAACCCGACCTCTTCCACGAGGTCTTCGGCCATTGCCCGCTGCTGACCAACCAGAGCTACGCCAACTTCGTCCGCCGCTTCGGCCAGAAGGCGGTCAAGCTCGGCAAGGACTATTCGTGGCATCTGTTCCGCTTCTTCTGGTTCACGGTCGAGTTCGGCCTTATCAACACACCGAAGGGCCGGCGCTGCTACGGCGCGGGGGTCGTTTCGTCAACGAGCGAGACGCGCCATGCCATGGAGACGATGGACTGCGAATTCCGCCCCTTCGATCTGATGAGCGTTCTGCGGACGCCCTACCGCATCGATATCGTCCAGCCGATCTACTATGTCATCGACAGCTTCGCCCAGCTCGAGACGATTATCGAGGAGGACATCCCTGCACGGATCAATGAAGCCAAGAGGCTTGGTGATTTTGCGCCGACCTTCGAGGCCAAGGCGTCCTAA
- the speB gene encoding agmatinase, giving the protein MANKTIDHAITARSLTAAASDPTHAGILSFMRRKYTKQLKGVDTVVWGIPFDAATSNRPGARFGPQAIRRASAIFDNDPQYPFERDLFADMATIDYGDCLLDYGNHTKTPATIEREAARILKSGAYLLTLGGDHFVTYPVLKAHAALHGPLALVQFDAHQDTWPDERGRIDHGSFVGRAAREGLIDVERSIQIGIRTHAPEDCGIRIVYGYEVEEMRAEEIADTIVRHVGSPPAYLTFDIDCLDPAYAPGTGTPVAGGPSSAKILSVLRKLGALHIAGSDVVEVAPAYDHADMTAIAGSTIAMYMLGLRAEWLAERRG; this is encoded by the coding sequence ATGGCAAACAAGACGATCGACCACGCGATCACGGCAAGATCACTGACTGCGGCGGCGTCCGATCCCACCCACGCCGGCATCCTTTCCTTCATGCGGCGGAAATACACCAAGCAATTGAAGGGCGTGGACACCGTCGTCTGGGGCATTCCCTTCGACGCAGCGACCTCCAACCGCCCCGGCGCCCGTTTCGGACCGCAGGCGATCCGCCGCGCCTCCGCCATCTTCGACAACGATCCGCAATATCCGTTCGAGCGCGATCTCTTTGCCGACATGGCGACGATCGACTATGGCGACTGCCTGCTCGACTACGGCAATCACACCAAGACGCCCGCGACGATCGAGCGTGAGGCGGCGAGGATCCTGAAATCCGGCGCCTATCTGCTGACGCTCGGTGGCGACCATTTCGTCACCTATCCCGTACTCAAGGCTCACGCCGCCTTGCATGGCCCCCTCGCCCTCGTTCAGTTCGACGCCCATCAGGATACCTGGCCGGACGAGAGGGGCCGCATCGACCATGGCTCCTTTGTCGGTCGCGCCGCACGCGAGGGGTTGATCGACGTTGAGCGTTCGATCCAGATCGGCATCAGGACGCACGCGCCCGAGGATTGCGGCATCCGGATCGTCTATGGCTACGAGGTCGAGGAGATGCGCGCCGAGGAGATCGCCGACACGATCGTCCGGCATGTCGGCAGCCCGCCCGCCTATCTGACCTTCGATATCGACTGCCTCGATCCAGCCTATGCGCCTGGCACCGGCACGCCCGTGGCCGGCGGACCGTCGAGCGCGAAAATCCTTTCGGTGCTGCGCAAGCTTGGTGCTCTCCACATCGCCGGGAGCGACGTCGTCGAGGTGGCGCCGGCTTACGACCATGCCGACATGACCGCCATTGCTGGCTCGACGATCGCCATGTATATGCTGGGCCTGCGGGCCGAATGGCTCGCGGAAAGGCGCGGCTAA